One region of Candidatus Uhrbacteria bacterium CG10_big_fil_rev_8_21_14_0_10_50_16 genomic DNA includes:
- a CDS encoding 30S ribosomal protein S3 has translation MGHKVHPKIFRISTIESWDSKWFSPRKMFPTFLKEDVFIRAYLKKKLREAAIHKIIIDRSRQTFTITLHTAKPGFIIGRAGAGVEDLKKELKKRFFRGRRVTININVQDIGHGSLSAAVVAEQVAIDIEHRMPFRRVMKQTVDRVMKSGAEGVRVIVAGRLNGADIARSERAGAGKVPLQNLRGNIQYANTQANTMFGVIGIKVWIYLGEVFDSVEEAEKRARKSGDTRGRERDQRGPRDRRPAHQTRR, from the coding sequence GGGATTCGAAGTGGTTCTCCCCACGTAAGATGTTTCCAACCTTTTTAAAGGAAGACGTGTTTATTCGCGCCTACCTCAAAAAGAAGTTGCGTGAAGCGGCAATTCACAAGATCATCATTGATCGTTCACGCCAGACGTTTACGATCACACTTCACACAGCAAAACCAGGATTCATTATTGGTCGCGCTGGTGCGGGAGTGGAGGACCTCAAGAAGGAACTCAAGAAACGATTCTTCCGTGGAAGACGCGTAACGATCAATATCAATGTTCAAGATATTGGACATGGTTCACTCTCGGCAGCAGTTGTTGCAGAGCAGGTCGCCATCGACATTGAACATCGTATGCCGTTCCGTCGTGTCATGAAGCAGACCGTGGATCGAGTTATGAAGAGTGGAGCGGAAGGTGTGCGTGTGATTGTTGCGGGCCGATTAAACGGAGCAGACATTGCACGAAGTGAACGTGCGGGAGCAGGAAAAGTGCCTTTGCAGAATTTGCGAGGAAACATCCAGTATGCCAACACGCAAGCAAACACCATGTTCGGAGTGATCGGTATTAAAGTGTGGATCTATCTCGGCGAAGTCTTTGACAGTGTAGAAGAAGCGGAGAAACGTGCACGCAAGAGTGGTGATACTCGTGGTCGTGAGCGTGATCAACGCGGACCTCGTGATCGTCGACCAGCTCATCAAACACGTCGATAG
- a CDS encoding 50S ribosomal protein L16 has translation MLMPKRMKHRKWHKGRASGKRLATQKTRLAFGDYGMKALTESWVTSRQIEAARRAMTRYVNRKGQTWIRIFPDHPITFHGNENTMGSGKGAVDHYVAVVRAGTIMFEIGGVSEEEAREAFRLAAHKMPMKVKFISNAR, from the coding sequence ATGTTGATGCCAAAACGAATGAAGCACCGAAAGTGGCATAAGGGACGCGCATCTGGGAAGCGACTTGCAACTCAGAAGACGCGATTAGCCTTCGGTGACTATGGAATGAAAGCCCTTACGGAATCCTGGGTAACATCACGACAGATCGAGGCAGCACGTCGTGCAATGACACGCTATGTGAACCGTAAAGGACAAACGTGGATCCGCATTTTCCCAGATCACCCAATCACGTTCCATGGAAATGAGAACACGATGGGAAGTGGAAAGGGAGCGGTGGATCACTACGTGGCTGTGGTTCGAGCGGGTACGATCATGTTCGAGATCGGCGGCGTTTCAGAAGAGGAAGCACGTGAGGCGTTTCGTCTCGCGGCGCACAAGATGCCGATGAAGGTTAAGTTCATCAGTAATGCACGGTAG
- the rpmC gene encoding 50S ribosomal protein L29, with protein MEYKDLAKKSVTDLQTLLAEKRESLRELRFRVAANQLKQVHLIRAVRTEIAQIMTRVREIKNKEV; from the coding sequence ATGGAATACAAAGACCTAGCCAAAAAATCCGTGACAGATTTGCAGACACTCCTTGCGGAGAAGCGTGAATCCCTTCGGGAATTACGATTCCGTGTGGCAGCAAACCAGTTGAAACAGGTTCATTTGATCCGCGCCGTTCGTACAGAGATCGCGCAGATTATGACCCGTGTGCGAGAGATCAAGAATAAGGAGGTTTAA